From Paenibacillus graminis, a single genomic window includes:
- a CDS encoding cache domain-containing sensor histidine kinase yields MWRKINIPFGYKLILPYVLCLLMAVLTVGLFAYAHSVNSLREKTRENLQGTLRQMRDNIRYRTDDIERITNSLYYNYSLQNALRRYDQGWYSYETMTKTLMPALENLLNYTASNIGLSLYLQNESLPEIFYKAEEQNPLLSTKRYEIYHLSRIQESDWYHMLQFSGTLPGLSRWQQIQRDKADVNISLLQRLDDVQRAKEIGLVRVTVQIRDLLDSVDYRKIGEYSTLVVLDANGRTVLQSSPEGAEGGNPQTTPGRLVLSEPLHGLGWQLQAYIPDSLFDQSAGEVRRMTVLVCLVSALVLAVLGIGVSGYFSRRIQKIVGSLNAFHDGDFHKRIRFKGNDELAQIAVAFNRMGSNMEELIHKNYVADLQKKEAELESLQAQINPHFLYNTLSSINRLAQFGDIDKLHIMVQELAKFYRLSLNRGEILTTVGKEIEHAKAYVAIQCIKYGERLSVYYDIDPEVLEYATVKLILQPLIENALEHAWFGTALGIRLVVEKRDAEIVFKVIDNGVGMNTDTIRQILATEGPRIGYGIRNVDSRIKLHHGSGYGVMIASRSGIGACIQITIPCRM; encoded by the coding sequence ATGTGGCGTAAGATTAACATTCCTTTTGGATACAAGCTTATTCTGCCTTATGTGCTGTGCCTGCTGATGGCCGTGCTGACGGTTGGCCTGTTCGCCTATGCACACTCCGTGAATTCCCTACGCGAAAAGACGCGGGAGAACCTGCAAGGAACGCTAAGGCAAATGCGCGACAATATCCGTTATCGCACGGATGATATTGAACGGATCACGAACAGCCTCTACTACAATTACAGTCTTCAAAATGCTCTGCGCCGCTACGATCAGGGTTGGTACAGCTATGAGACGATGACAAAAACCCTCATGCCGGCGCTTGAAAATCTGCTCAATTACACAGCCAGCAACATTGGTCTGTCTCTATACCTTCAGAACGAATCGCTGCCCGAAATATTCTATAAGGCCGAAGAACAGAATCCGCTGCTTTCGACTAAGCGTTACGAGATTTATCATCTGTCACGGATACAAGAGTCGGACTGGTACCATATGCTGCAGTTCTCGGGCACCCTGCCGGGACTCAGCCGCTGGCAGCAGATTCAGCGCGATAAGGCGGACGTCAATATTTCATTGCTCCAGCGTCTGGATGATGTGCAGCGGGCGAAGGAGATCGGTCTGGTCCGTGTGACGGTACAAATCCGCGATCTGCTGGATTCCGTAGATTACCGTAAGATTGGCGAATACAGCACGCTCGTCGTGCTTGACGCAAACGGCAGGACTGTACTGCAATCTTCGCCGGAAGGCGCAGAAGGGGGGAATCCGCAGACAACGCCCGGAAGGCTTGTGCTTAGCGAACCGCTGCACGGGCTGGGGTGGCAGCTGCAAGCCTATATTCCGGACAGCCTGTTCGACCAGAGCGCGGGTGAGGTGCGCCGGATGACAGTGCTTGTCTGCCTGGTCAGTGCATTAGTATTGGCAGTATTGGGCATCGGGGTGTCCGGTTATTTCTCACGGCGGATTCAGAAGATCGTGGGGTCGCTGAATGCTTTTCACGATGGGGATTTCCACAAAAGAATCCGTTTCAAAGGCAACGATGAGCTGGCCCAGATCGCCGTCGCCTTCAACCGGATGGGCAGCAATATGGAAGAGCTGATTCATAAAAATTATGTGGCCGATCTTCAGAAAAAGGAAGCGGAGCTGGAATCCCTGCAGGCCCAGATCAACCCCCATTTTCTCTATAATACCCTTTCCTCCATTAACCGTCTGGCCCAATTCGGGGATATCGACAAGCTGCATATTATGGTGCAGGAGCTGGCGAAATTCTACAGGCTTTCCCTGAACCGCGGAGAAATTCTGACTACAGTAGGCAAAGAAATTGAACATGCCAAAGCTTATGTGGCGATCCAGTGCATCAAATACGGTGAACGGCTTAGCGTATATTATGACATTGATCCTGAGGTGCTGGAGTATGCAACGGTCAAGCTGATTTTGCAGCCGCTGATCGAGAACGCGCTGGAGCATGCCTGGTTCGGGACCGCTCTTGGCATCCGGCTTGTCGTGGAGAAGCGGGATGCGGAGATCGTGTTCAAGGTAATCGATAATGGTGTTGGTATGAATACAGATACCATCCGCCAGATATTGGCGACGGAAGGACCACGGATCGGCTACGGCATCCGCAACGTCGATTCCCGCATTAAGCTGCATCACGGAAGCGGTTACGGCGTAATGATCGCCAGCCGTTCCGGCATCGGGGCCTGCATACAGATTACTATTCCCTGCCGGATGTAA
- a CDS encoding glycosyl hydrolase, giving the protein MPDDVIVVIPPAYVSGGLIEMVPRMGKKWFHGWLAAVVLSAVFIVQPAPMQAAGENLVGNPGFEAGDAAWEKWGSPVVTTAEKHGGEKSLQVKRNTGGASASVAVKEGKTYRVGLWVKFAAAGVTNATIDMDAFGAQQTKEQLHFSGSTDWEYRQLLYTPGPGVQHIRLSFWNGTSKDYYIDDAIIRENVDIERPTTPGVWQAQHDPEALKLTWAGSTDDMGVESYQLAYKRTDAADWNTVAVPHQESVTEYTYTLDNLDPFSVYAIMLRAKDAAGNTSDAVMGLEATPGPNLVINGGLETGTTLPWRKTGTVKTTTYDPHSGQYALQLFHNSTARTLKVPVYSSSSYLVSYWSKFNAVTPGTFSVTLDVYQGPTVVRYPFYTNATAAWSRSEQIIQTGNGLSCLQLRAGNYSGGDMFLDQVFAGEMPDIPTDLNPGAPADFIAGTVDGVSAELQWAASRGPFGVREYKLLYKKAGDTEWASLTVPYVPGQSLYTYKLEGLSPESMYDIEVKAVSEGTAISAASALQVTTAAMSPVNPDASVEAAALLDRLYAATGNTIYTGQHNYYEEPAKWYDKAAELTGYYPALWGSDFAYYIGEDMGELRQSMIDEAILQGQAGTMVTLTYHQTRPMDPATSGWESVTGDVTEAEMTDIVTPGTGLYNQWAAQVDEVAGYLEQLQDEGIPVLWRPYHEMNAEFFWWGARPELFKQLWHNMYDRLTNLHGLNNLIWVWNPNAESSWAYDSAPYYPGHDVVDVLAMDIYNNDYRDTYYNKLVQLSGGRPIAIGENGELPDMQMLREKQPKYVYFMTWSDYLTDKNSISAIQALYSDPRALNNGETGNGPYVPPPVDSYLIDDFESYGGSNGSLRSKWQRNVSGNAATVTLDTYGLNSGTYGLKLDYTIGNPGYAGVYRSMGKEWPGMQAITFWLQPDGSNRQLAVQFHETNGEVWEAGIKIEGTAARLVTIPFTDFVRPGWSTGGNGVIDLGSIKEFAFYVAQGSGTQGSGTLYIDDVQAVKLPTEE; this is encoded by the coding sequence ATGCCGGACGACGTTATTGTCGTAATTCCACCGGCGTATGTGAGTGGAGGCCTGATTGAAATGGTACCGCGTATGGGGAAAAAATGGTTCCATGGTTGGCTGGCCGCAGTTGTGCTATCTGCTGTATTTATTGTCCAGCCGGCACCAATGCAGGCGGCTGGCGAAAATCTTGTCGGCAATCCGGGTTTCGAGGCCGGAGATGCAGCGTGGGAAAAGTGGGGGAGTCCGGTGGTAACAACCGCCGAGAAGCATGGAGGTGAAAAAAGTCTTCAGGTCAAGCGGAACACCGGGGGAGCTTCGGCTTCCGTGGCAGTGAAAGAAGGAAAGACGTACCGGGTCGGTTTATGGGTCAAATTTGCCGCTGCAGGAGTCACGAATGCAACGATTGACATGGACGCGTTCGGAGCGCAGCAGACGAAGGAGCAGCTCCATTTTTCGGGCTCTACAGATTGGGAATACCGTCAGCTGTTGTATACGCCAGGTCCCGGTGTACAGCATATCCGTTTGTCATTCTGGAACGGCACCAGCAAGGATTATTACATTGATGATGCCATTATCCGGGAAAACGTGGACATTGAAAGGCCAACGACTCCTGGTGTCTGGCAGGCCCAGCATGATCCCGAAGCATTGAAGCTGACCTGGGCCGGCTCCACAGATGATATGGGGGTAGAGTCCTACCAGCTTGCTTACAAAAGAACAGATGCTGCGGACTGGAACACAGTGGCTGTGCCCCATCAGGAATCAGTCACCGAGTATACGTATACGCTGGATAACCTTGATCCTTTTTCGGTGTATGCGATTATGCTGCGGGCCAAGGATGCCGCAGGCAATACCTCTGATGCCGTAATGGGCCTCGAAGCTACCCCCGGACCCAATCTGGTGATCAACGGAGGCCTGGAGACTGGAACAACGCTACCGTGGAGAAAAACAGGGACGGTTAAAACCACGACCTATGATCCGCATTCTGGACAATATGCTTTGCAGCTGTTCCATAACTCTACAGCCAGAACGTTAAAAGTACCGGTCTACAGCAGCTCTTCCTACCTCGTATCGTATTGGAGCAAATTTAATGCCGTCACACCTGGAACCTTTTCGGTTACCCTTGATGTTTATCAAGGTCCAACTGTTGTCCGCTATCCGTTTTATACGAACGCCACGGCCGCTTGGTCCCGTTCGGAACAGATCATTCAGACAGGAAATGGGTTATCCTGCCTGCAGCTGCGGGCCGGCAATTACAGCGGTGGGGATATGTTCCTCGACCAGGTGTTTGCCGGTGAAATGCCCGATATTCCCACTGATCTTAATCCCGGTGCACCTGCAGACTTCATAGCAGGAACTGTAGACGGGGTATCCGCAGAGCTGCAATGGGCTGCCTCCAGAGGCCCCTTTGGTGTGAGGGAATATAAGCTGCTGTATAAAAAAGCCGGTGACACCGAATGGGCCAGCCTGACGGTACCGTATGTCCCTGGCCAATCCCTGTATACCTATAAGCTGGAAGGCTTGTCGCCTGAAAGCATGTATGACATTGAGGTGAAAGCGGTCAGTGAAGGGACAGCCATCTCAGCCGCGAGCGCGCTTCAGGTAACCACCGCCGCGATGTCACCAGTCAACCCGGATGCTTCCGTTGAAGCGGCAGCACTGCTCGACCGGCTCTATGCAGCAACAGGAAACACTATTTACACGGGGCAGCACAATTATTATGAAGAGCCCGCGAAATGGTACGATAAGGCAGCTGAGCTGACCGGATATTATCCGGCATTATGGGGCTCGGATTTCGCCTATTATATTGGCGAAGACATGGGTGAGCTGCGCCAATCTATGATTGATGAGGCGATTCTTCAAGGCCAGGCGGGAACCATGGTAACTCTGACGTATCATCAGACCCGGCCCATGGACCCGGCAACCTCCGGCTGGGAGAGCGTTACAGGTGATGTTACGGAAGCCGAGATGACAGACATCGTCACGCCGGGTACCGGGCTGTACAATCAGTGGGCAGCCCAGGTGGATGAGGTTGCGGGATATCTGGAGCAATTGCAGGATGAAGGCATCCCGGTATTGTGGCGGCCTTATCATGAGATGAATGCTGAATTTTTCTGGTGGGGGGCAAGACCGGAGCTGTTTAAGCAGCTGTGGCACAATATGTATGACCGCTTAACCAATCTGCATGGCCTGAATAATCTCATCTGGGTATGGAATCCGAATGCGGAGAGCTCCTGGGCGTATGATTCAGCCCCATATTATCCCGGCCATGATGTCGTGGATGTGCTGGCTATGGATATTTATAACAACGATTACCGTGACACCTATTACAACAAGCTGGTGCAGCTCAGCGGAGGACGGCCGATTGCCATCGGTGAAAATGGCGAGCTGCCGGATATGCAGATGCTGCGGGAGAAGCAGCCGAAGTATGTGTATTTCATGACCTGGTCTGATTATTTGACTGATAAAAATTCAATCAGCGCTATTCAGGCGCTCTACAGCGACCCGCGCGCGCTGAACAACGGGGAAACCGGCAATGGCCCCTATGTTCCGCCTCCGGTGGACAGCTATCTGATCGACGATTTCGAGTCGTATGGCGGCTCGAATGGAAGCCTGCGCTCCAAATGGCAGCGCAATGTCTCCGGCAATGCTGCAACGGTAACACTGGATACCTATGGGCTGAACAGCGGAACCTACGGGCTGAAGCTGGATTACACCATTGGTAATCCCGGTTATGCCGGAGTCTACCGGAGCATGGGCAAGGAATGGCCGGGCATGCAGGCCATCACCTTCTGGCTGCAGCCGGACGGCTCGAACCGGCAGCTGGCGGTCCAGTTCCATGAGACGAATGGCGAGGTCTGGGAAGCCGGGATTAAAATTGAAGGGACCGCTGCACGGCTGGTGACCATTCCTTTTACTGACTTCGTTAGACCTGGATGGTCTACCGGCGGCAACGGTGTTATTGATTTGGGCTCCATTAAAGAGTTTGCCTTCTATGTGGCCCAGGGCAGCGGTACCCAGGGCAGCGGAACGCTATATATTGATGATGTGCAGGCTGTGAAGCTTCCAACGGAAGAGTAG
- a CDS encoding response regulator has product MYKVLLVDDELLDLEGLQRFMNWEGLGMEVCAAANSGFEALEVLESQAVDIMVTDIRMPIMSGMELARRALELNPKLKIIFVSGYEDFQYAKQAISMSASGYVLKPVDDDDMRRSLEEVRETLDREQEHSHLERYFSESEPLLRRELFMQLLDGEPDEAKMLPLLQRVGIHWSGTRLYTALLEPDDMSWKLNAYSDGAKAEIENMLEAAIERYCAEEQIQACRTERFHYALILEENVDRERLRRLVQQAVAGTPLTVTIGVGPAVNHLRELRNSFRQARNALRLKLFLGKGKLILHSDARGPISASVKDLDSILQSLFGAMSSYRLVDVDDCNEELFVWVGNMETKLEIYQLFLHIVSKLDAYLHTINEDFYELLGLERKHLNILYDLETIDDMKSWLRRRMFELSERLQRKRQGKKRKLVEEIQAYIEEHLEHNVMLRDAANHFSFSPNHLGQIFFEETGVYFSDYVGLRRLERVKVLLGDPKLKVYEAANRVGYKNLSHFSKQFKEYYGVSPGDYRRHL; this is encoded by the coding sequence ATGTACAAGGTGCTGCTGGTTGACGATGAGCTGTTGGATCTGGAGGGGCTGCAGCGTTTCATGAACTGGGAAGGTCTAGGTATGGAGGTGTGTGCCGCCGCAAACAGCGGGTTTGAAGCCCTGGAGGTGCTGGAATCGCAGGCTGTGGATATTATGGTCACTGACATCAGGATGCCGATCATGTCAGGGATGGAGCTTGCGCGCAGAGCCCTTGAGCTGAACCCGAAGCTGAAGATAATTTTTGTCAGCGGGTATGAGGATTTCCAGTATGCCAAACAGGCCATTTCCATGAGCGCGTCGGGTTATGTTCTGAAGCCCGTGGACGATGACGATATGCGCAGGTCGCTGGAAGAGGTCCGGGAGACGTTGGACCGTGAACAGGAGCATTCGCATCTCGAGCGTTATTTCTCCGAATCAGAACCGCTGCTGCGCAGAGAGCTGTTCATGCAGCTGCTGGACGGAGAGCCGGATGAAGCCAAGATGCTGCCGCTGCTTCAGCGTGTCGGTATTCATTGGAGCGGTACCAGATTGTACACGGCCCTGCTGGAGCCGGATGATATGTCCTGGAAGCTGAACGCCTACAGTGATGGAGCCAAAGCCGAAATCGAGAACATGCTGGAGGCGGCGATTGAGCGGTATTGTGCAGAGGAACAGATTCAAGCCTGCAGAACAGAACGGTTCCATTACGCGTTGATTCTGGAGGAAAATGTGGACCGCGAAAGACTGCGCAGGCTGGTACAGCAGGCAGTGGCTGGAACACCGCTTACTGTTACCATTGGTGTAGGCCCGGCCGTGAACCATTTACGGGAGCTGCGGAATTCCTTCCGGCAGGCCAGAAATGCGCTCAGACTGAAGCTGTTCCTGGGTAAAGGCAAGCTGATTCTCCATTCCGACGCCAGAGGTCCGATATCCGCCTCCGTCAAGGATCTGGACAGTATTCTGCAGTCCTTGTTCGGGGCGATGTCCTCTTACCGGCTGGTCGATGTGGACGACTGCAATGAGGAGCTGTTCGTCTGGGTGGGCAATATGGAGACTAAGCTGGAGATCTATCAGCTGTTCCTGCACATTGTCTCCAAACTGGATGCTTACCTGCATACGATCAATGAGGATTTTTATGAGCTGCTGGGGCTGGAGCGGAAGCATCTCAATATTCTCTATGACCTGGAAACTATAGATGATATGAAATCCTGGCTCCGCCGCCGGATGTTCGAGCTGTCCGAACGGCTCCAGCGCAAGCGCCAAGGAAAAAAACGCAAGCTTGTAGAGGAAATTCAGGCATATATCGAAGAACATCTGGAGCATAATGTCATGCTGCGGGATGCTGCCAACCACTTTTCCTTTTCCCCGAATCACCTGGGCCAGATCTTCTTCGAGGAGACCGGAGTGTACTTCTCCGACTATGTGGGGCTAAGACGGCTGGAACGGGTGAAGGTGCTGCTTGGCGATCCGAAGCTGAAGGTCTATGAAGCCGCGAACCGGGTCGGTTATAAGAATCTCTCCCATTTCAGCAAGCAGTTCAAGGAATATTACGGGGTCAGCCCCGGCGACTACAGGAGACATCTGTAA
- a CDS encoding extracellular solute-binding protein, with protein MKSTKSFPLLSVVLCSVLLTAGCGGGNKGAAPSAEPTKEPAATQTAAASASPEATSTAAQSTVKPVSFTYYSNYDWDTTEEWGRDSTTKWIADTLKVKMTPVQSSGAAETKFSTMIASGSLPDVIMMDRGANVERLRQPGLLVPLDDYLDRYPNLKKNAGEATLNMLRSEDGKLYQFPNWYTSSPNGNGGWIINRKIYKDLGSPKLETYDELYAYLKLVKEKYPDVVPLEVGAKGRGLETMYGGFAENKPYLSKANPVGNTLQSIFEDQVFIENMQYASKLFREKLITQDLFTQTGDQISEKLKTGRVAVYVDGDVVNPGRGADTALRTTDPDAGYDIIWPIHKAGLDPAKITPNNYNSLGWNVLVITKNAKDPEAIFSYLDWVTGEEGQRILNFGRQGLYWDEFDADGVPILNEAGLNTPQGDKDKERIGRFNWVGNTTFIDQTKAKMDAQLPADKQNWTTLAQQKVTWKTSKNFTEFVNLDPLPDSEEGTIATAVNDIYQEALAKTLYAKSDEEVLSLLNKANEDAKKAGYEKLLKYQTEKWQDNLSKMK; from the coding sequence TTGAAGTCTACGAAGAGTTTTCCGCTGCTGAGTGTTGTATTGTGTTCGGTGCTTTTGACTGCCGGCTGCGGCGGGGGGAACAAGGGTGCGGCTCCATCCGCTGAACCTACTAAGGAACCTGCGGCAACGCAGACTGCAGCGGCAAGTGCAAGTCCTGAAGCAACCTCCACAGCTGCCCAAAGCACGGTGAAGCCGGTTTCCTTCACGTATTACAGCAATTATGACTGGGACACCACAGAGGAATGGGGCAGAGACTCCACTACCAAGTGGATTGCCGACACCTTGAAGGTGAAGATGACACCGGTTCAGTCCAGCGGCGCAGCCGAGACCAAGTTCAGCACAATGATCGCTTCGGGAAGTCTGCCGGATGTCATCATGATGGACCGGGGAGCCAATGTGGAGCGGCTGCGTCAGCCCGGACTGCTGGTGCCCCTGGATGATTATCTGGACCGCTATCCCAATCTCAAAAAAAATGCCGGTGAAGCCACGCTGAACATGCTGCGTTCCGAAGACGGTAAGCTGTACCAGTTCCCTAACTGGTATACCTCAAGCCCGAACGGCAACGGCGGCTGGATTATTAACCGGAAAATATATAAGGATCTTGGTTCGCCGAAGCTGGAAACCTACGATGAGCTGTACGCCTACCTGAAGCTGGTGAAGGAGAAATACCCAGATGTGGTGCCGCTTGAAGTAGGGGCTAAAGGCCGGGGGCTTGAAACGATGTACGGCGGTTTTGCTGAAAATAAACCCTATCTGTCCAAAGCCAATCCGGTAGGCAATACGCTGCAATCCATTTTTGAGGATCAGGTGTTCATCGAGAACATGCAGTATGCCAGCAAGCTGTTCCGTGAAAAGCTCATTACGCAGGATCTGTTCACCCAGACCGGTGACCAGATCTCCGAGAAGCTCAAAACAGGCCGCGTAGCCGTCTACGTGGACGGCGATGTGGTAAACCCGGGACGCGGTGCTGACACCGCCTTGCGCACCACTGATCCCGATGCCGGCTACGATATTATCTGGCCGATTCACAAAGCCGGTCTGGACCCAGCCAAAATTACGCCGAACAACTACAATTCGCTGGGCTGGAACGTGCTGGTCATCACGAAAAATGCCAAAGACCCGGAAGCGATCTTCTCTTACCTAGACTGGGTAACGGGCGAAGAGGGGCAGCGCATTCTGAACTTTGGCCGGCAAGGCCTCTATTGGGATGAGTTCGATGCGGACGGCGTGCCTATTCTGAATGAGGCAGGCCTGAATACCCCGCAGGGCGACAAGGACAAAGAAAGAATCGGCCGTTTCAATTGGGTCGGCAACACTACCTTTATTGATCAGACCAAAGCGAAGATGGATGCGCAGCTTCCGGCCGATAAGCAGAACTGGACTACGCTGGCCCAGCAGAAGGTGACCTGGAAGACCTCGAAGAATTTTACCGAATTCGTGAACCTTGATCCGCTGCCGGACTCGGAGGAAGGCACCATTGCCACGGCAGTGAACGATATTTATCAGGAGGCTTTGGCGAAAACACTGTACGCCAAAAGTGATGAAGAGGTTCTGAGTCTCTTGAACAAAGCGAATGAGGATGCGAAAAAAGCAGGTTATGAGAAGCTGCTGAAATACCAGACGGAGAAATGGCAGGATAATCTGAGCAAGATGAAATAA
- a CDS encoding carbohydrate ABC transporter permease, with amino-acid sequence MMKLSAGDKVLQVMIYAVLLLLGFITLYPFWNSLVISFNVGSDTALGGITFWPRSPTLDNYEVVFRDSRIGHAFLISILRTIVGTTLSVLFTAILAYGLSRHELMGRKVYMVFCIITMYFSGGLIPTFLLLRGFGMMDTFWVLVIPGMISVYNMIIFRTFFLGLPAGLVESARIDGCNHIGVLTRIILPISGPVVATLSLFTAVYHWNDWFSASIYINDTRLIPIQTLLKQILNSNIVTDQLQKAIGSSAAAQDRLALVQSVTSKSLIMATTMVATLPIIMVYPFLQKYFVKGVLIGSLKE; translated from the coding sequence ATGATGAAGCTATCGGCGGGAGATAAAGTTCTGCAAGTTATGATATATGCTGTACTGCTGCTGCTGGGCTTCATCACCCTGTACCCCTTTTGGAATTCGCTGGTGATTTCCTTCAATGTGGGCTCGGATACAGCGCTTGGCGGCATCACGTTCTGGCCCCGCAGCCCGACACTGGATAATTACGAGGTGGTGTTCCGGGACAGCCGCATCGGCCATGCCTTTCTGATCTCCATCCTGCGCACCATCGTAGGTACAACATTATCGGTTCTGTTTACGGCTATTTTGGCCTATGGACTTTCCAGGCATGAATTGATGGGTCGCAAAGTATATATGGTATTCTGCATCATTACCATGTATTTCAGCGGCGGGCTGATTCCCACCTTCCTGCTGCTGCGCGGGTTTGGCATGATGGATACCTTTTGGGTCCTGGTCATCCCCGGGATGATCAGTGTATACAACATGATTATTTTCCGGACTTTCTTTTTGGGGCTGCCAGCGGGACTTGTAGAGTCGGCGCGGATTGACGGCTGCAATCATATCGGAGTGCTGACACGCATTATTTTGCCTATCTCCGGTCCTGTCGTGGCTACCCTGTCGTTGTTTACGGCCGTATACCACTGGAATGACTGGTTCTCGGCCAGCATCTATATCAATGATACCCGTCTGATTCCGATTCAGACCCTGCTCAAGCAGATTTTGAACTCCAATATCGTGACGGATCAGCTTCAGAAGGCCATTGGCAGCAGTGCGGCAGCTCAGGACCGGCTCGCGCTCGTGCAGTCGGTAACCAGCAAATCGCTGATCATGGCAACCACTATGGTAGCCACACTGCCGATCATTATGGTCTACCCGTTCCTGCAGAAATATTTTGTAAAAGGCGTACTGATCGGATCACTTAAGGAGTAG
- a CDS encoding ABC transporter permease → MVVPAMLFIFVFSYLPMYGVLMAFQDYQLFGGFFHSPWVGFKHFEAFFNSPDFWNVMRNTIVISLLKLCIGFPAPILLALMLNEVRLMLFKRIIQTVSYLPHFLSWVIVGGFVGSMLSTDNGSVNMLLMGLHLTSEPISFLSVPEYFWGILVGTGIWKEMGFAAIVYLAAIAGIDPHLYEAASIDGAGRFKQIQLITLPCIRPVIIIFLILAVGNILNAGFEDILILATNPILRDVSDVIDTYVYRMGILNNRFSYAAAAGLFKAVVSIGLLALANKAARKMGSSLW, encoded by the coding sequence ATGGTCGTACCCGCCATGCTGTTTATCTTCGTGTTCAGCTATCTGCCGATGTATGGGGTGCTGATGGCGTTCCAGGATTATCAGCTGTTCGGCGGTTTTTTTCACAGTCCCTGGGTAGGGTTCAAGCATTTTGAGGCGTTCTTCAACTCCCCTGACTTCTGGAATGTTATGCGCAACACGATTGTAATCAGCCTGCTGAAGCTGTGCATCGGGTTTCCGGCACCCATCCTGCTGGCCCTGATGCTGAATGAGGTCCGGCTGATGCTGTTCAAGCGGATCATCCAGACCGTCAGCTACCTGCCGCATTTTCTGTCCTGGGTCATCGTCGGCGGGTTCGTGGGCTCCATGCTTTCGACTGATAATGGAAGCGTTAACATGCTGCTGATGGGCCTGCATTTGACTTCAGAGCCGATCAGCTTCCTGTCGGTGCCGGAGTACTTCTGGGGGATTCTTGTCGGAACGGGCATCTGGAAGGAGATGGGGTTCGCTGCCATCGTCTATCTGGCGGCAATTGCGGGGATTGACCCGCATCTCTATGAAGCCGCTTCCATTGACGGTGCAGGGCGGTTCAAGCAAATTCAGCTGATCACGCTGCCCTGCATCCGGCCGGTCATTATTATCTTCCTGATCCTGGCGGTAGGCAATATTCTGAATGCCGGGTTTGAGGATATCCTGATTCTGGCTACCAACCCAATTCTGCGCGATGTATCCGATGTCATCGACACTTATGTCTACCGGATGGGAATTCTGAACAACCGCTTCTCCTATGCGGCAGCTGCGGGACTGTTCAAGGCGGTTGTAAGCATCGGGCTGCTGGCACTGGCTAATAAGGCAGCAAGAAAAATGGGCTCAAGCCTATGGTAA